The proteins below come from a single Tiliqua scincoides isolate rTilSci1 chromosome 16, rTilSci1.hap2, whole genome shotgun sequence genomic window:
- the PLK1 gene encoding serine/threonine-protein kinase PLK1, which translates to MVSEIALHRGLAHRHVVAFHGFFEDAHFVFILLELCRRRSLLELHKRRKALTEPEARYYLRQIILGCQYLHSNRVIHRDLKLGNLFLNDDMEVKIGDFGLATKVEYDGERKKTLCGTPNYIAPEVLDKKGHSFEVDIWSIGCIMYTLLVGKPPFETASLSQTYRRIKNNEYTIPSHINPVAANLIQKMLRPDPATRPTVDELLEDEFFTTGYIPSRLPTSCLTVPPRFSLAPSGRKPLAVVNKGPENAAPEKAPEKGTEVVLQEPVDSYLTNLLQQLTLVNASMPSERVPVRQEEAEDPACIPIFWVSKWVDYSDKYGLGYQLCDNSMGVLFNDSTRLIMYSDRDSLQYIARDSAESYFSIQSYPVEYTKKVTLLEYFCQYMSEHLLKAGANITPREGDELTRLPYLRTWFRTRSAIVLHLSNGTVQINFFRDHTKVILCPLMAAVTYINEKREFRTYKLALIEEFGCCRALARCLNYAGTMVEKLLSAKSGDVGIKPPA; encoded by the exons tcCCTGCTGGAGCTGCACAAGCGCCGGAAAGCACTCACGGAGCCCGAGGCCCGCTACTACTTGAGACAGATCATTCTGGGCTGCCAGTACCTGCACAGCAACCGCGTCATCCATCGAGACCTCAAGCTGGGCAATCTCTTCCTCAATGATGACATGGAGGTGAAGatag GTGACTTTGGCTTGGCCACAAAGGTGGAATACGACGGTGAGCGGAAGAAGACCCTCTGTGGGACTCCCAACTACATCGCCCCGGAGGTGCTGGACAAGAAGGGCCACAGCTTCGAGGTGGACATCTGGTCCATCGGCTGCATCAT GTACACCCTTCTGGTGGGAAAGCCACCTTTTGAGACCGCCTCTCTAAGCCAGACATACAGACGCATCAAGAACAATGAATACACCATTCCGTCG CACATCAACCCTGTGGCTGCCAACCTCATCCAGAAGATGCTTCGACCTGACCCGGCTACCCGCCCGACTGTTGATGAGCTGCTAGAAGACGAGTTCTTCACCACAGGCTACATCCCCTCACGGCTGCCCACTAGCTGCCTCACAGTCCCACCTCGGTTCTCTCTGGCTCCCAGTGGGAGGAAACCCCTCGCTGTGGTAAACAAGG GCCCAGAGAATGCTGCGCCTGAGAAGGCACCTGAAAAGGGGACAGAAGTGGTGCTCCAAGAGCCTGTGGACAGTTACTTGACCAACCTGCTGCAGCAACTTACCTTAGTCAATGCCTCCATGCCCTCAGAAAGGGTCCCAGTGAGACAAG agGAGGCTGAAGACCCAGCCTGCATCCCGATCTTCTGGGTTAGCAAATGGGTGGACTACTCGGACAAGTATGGCTTGG GGTACCAGCTGTGTGACAACAGCATGGGGGTCCTCTTCAATGACTCGACCCGCCTCATCATGTATAGCGACAGGGACAGCCTGCAGTACATCGCACGCGACAGTGCGGAGTCCTACTTCAGCATCCAGTCGTACCCGGTCGAGTACACCAAGAAG gTCACACTGCTGGAATACTTCTGCCAGTATATGAGCGAGCACCTACTGAAGGCTGGAGCCAACATCACCCCCCGGGAGGGGGACGAGCTGACGCGCCTCCCCTACCTGCGCACCTGGTTCCGCACGCGCAGTGCCATCGTCCTGCACCTGAGCAATGGCACTGTGCAAATCAACTTTTTCCGG GACCACACCAAAGTCATCCTCTGCCCCTTGATGGCTGCTGTCACGTACATCAACGAGAAGCGGGAGTTCCGCACCTATAAGCTGGCGCTGATTGAAGAGTTTGGCTGCTGCCGAGCCTTGGCCAGATGCCTGAACTATGCTGGCACCATGGTAGAGAAGCTGCTCAGTGCCAAGTCGGGGGACGTGGGCATAAAGCCGCCTGCCTAG